A DNA window from Thermosynechococcaceae cyanobacterium Okahandja contains the following coding sequences:
- the plsX gene encoding phosphate acyltransferase PlsX → MTRARIAVDAMGGDYAPDEIVAGALRASEELDADILLVGDPTQIQSYLKQHAPTAKPQIVAASDVVDMDEEPLVALKRKPNASINVAMDLVKTGAADAVVSAGHSGAAMAAALLRLGRLPGIDRPAIGAVLPTLMAGKSVLVLDVGANVDCRPKYLEQFAVMGSIYSKYVLDVDDPKVGLLNIGEEDCKGNDVALKAHQLLRQNPQISFLGNAEGRDVMSGQFDVVVCDGFVGNVLLKFAESLGGVLVQILREELPRGWRGQLGTALLRPNLRQIKQRIDHAEHGGGLLLGVDGICIISHGSSQAPSVFNAIRLAKEAVDHRVSERIQACYQHAVAVEDHA, encoded by the coding sequence ATGACTCGTGCACGGATTGCTGTGGATGCCATGGGGGGTGACTATGCCCCCGATGAGATCGTTGCCGGTGCCCTCAGAGCTAGTGAAGAATTAGATGCCGATATTTTGCTTGTCGGTGACCCTACTCAAATCCAGAGTTACCTGAAGCAACACGCCCCCACCGCCAAACCCCAGATTGTGGCGGCCAGCGATGTAGTGGATATGGATGAAGAACCGTTGGTTGCCCTCAAGCGCAAGCCCAATGCCTCCATTAACGTGGCCATGGACTTGGTGAAAACAGGAGCGGCAGATGCAGTGGTTTCAGCGGGGCACTCCGGTGCAGCCATGGCAGCGGCACTGCTGCGGCTAGGACGGCTTCCCGGCATTGATCGACCCGCAATTGGTGCCGTGCTACCCACCCTGATGGCGGGCAAATCGGTTTTGGTTCTAGATGTTGGCGCTAACGTGGACTGCCGCCCCAAATACTTAGAGCAGTTTGCGGTGATGGGTTCCATCTATAGCAAGTACGTGCTAGACGTTGATGACCCCAAAGTGGGGCTGCTGAATATCGGGGAAGAAGACTGCAAAGGCAATGATGTGGCGCTAAAAGCCCATCAACTGCTGCGCCAAAACCCTCAGATTTCTTTTTTAGGGAATGCCGAAGGCCGCGATGTCATGTCCGGCCAGTTTGATGTGGTGGTTTGCGATGGTTTTGTCGGTAATGTGTTGCTGAAATTTGCTGAGTCCCTCGGTGGCGTCTTGGTGCAAATTCTCCGGGAAGAACTGCCGCGGGGCTGGCGCGGCCAATTGGGCACCGCACTGCTACGCCCTAACTTGCGGCAAATTAAGCAGCGCATTGACCATGCGGAACATGGGGGGGGTCTGCTGCTGGGGGTTGATGGCATCTGCATCATTAGCCATGGCAGTTCCCAAGCCCCTTCGGTGTTTAATGCCATTCGCCTAGCCAAGGAGGCCGTGGATCATCGCGTTTCAGAGCGGATTCAAGCGTGTTATCAGCACGCGGTTGCCGTTGAGGATCATGCTTAG
- a CDS encoding gamma carbonic anhydrase family protein codes for MVISAPSSFWPPVVGDRAAFIAPNATLIGDVRLGEGCSLWYGAILRGDVEYIEVGAHTNIQDGAILHGDPGEPTILGEYVTVGHRAVIHGATVEAGCLIGIGAVVLNGVRVGSGSIVGAGAVVSKDVPPRSLVVGVPAKVVRQVSDTEAAELINHAQKYEQLAGVHSGRGTDLGFYA; via the coding sequence ATGGTTATTTCTGCCCCCAGTTCCTTTTGGCCGCCGGTGGTGGGCGATCGCGCCGCCTTCATTGCCCCCAATGCCACCCTCATTGGGGATGTCCGCCTCGGCGAGGGCTGTAGCCTCTGGTATGGAGCCATCCTACGGGGGGATGTGGAATACATCGAGGTGGGTGCCCACACCAACATTCAGGATGGAGCGATTCTCCACGGGGATCCGGGAGAGCCGACCATTTTGGGCGAGTACGTGACCGTTGGGCATCGGGCGGTCATTCACGGTGCCACGGTCGAGGCGGGCTGTTTAATTGGCATTGGTGCGGTGGTGCTAAACGGTGTGCGGGTCGGTAGCGGCAGTATTGTGGGTGCGGGTGCCGTCGTCAGTAAAGATGTACCGCCGCGATCGCTCGTGGTGGGGGTTCCCGCCAAAGTGGTGCGCCAAGTCAGTGACACCGAAGCAGCAGAATTAATCAACCATGCCCAAAAATACGAACAACTGGCCGGTGTTCACAGTGGTCGCGGCACCGACCTTGGGTTTTATGCCTGA
- the nuoH gene encoding NADH-quinone oxidoreductase subunit NuoH, translated as MESGIDLQGQFITALETLGLSHDLAKLLWLPLPMLMMLVVATVGVLVAVWLERKISAAVQQRIGPEYIGPLGILAPLADGLKLIFKEDVLPSNTDPWLFTLGPAVVVIPVFLSYIIVPFGQNLLISNLAMGVFLWIALSSIAPIGLLMSGYASNNKYSLLGGLRAAAQSISYEIPLALAVLAVAMMSNGLGTVEIVEQQSEYGILSWNVWRQPIGFLIFWIAALAECERLPFDLPEAEEELVAGYQTEYAGMKFALFYLGAYVNLVLSALLVSVLYFGGWDFPIPLHYIADALGLPETNPFLQIGFAILGITMTLVKAYFFIFLAILLRWTVPRVRIDQLLDLGWKFLLPVGLVNLLLTAGLKLAFPVAFGG; from the coding sequence ATGGAATCTGGTATTGACTTGCAGGGGCAGTTCATTACTGCTCTCGAAACCTTAGGACTCAGCCATGATCTGGCCAAACTGCTCTGGCTCCCCTTGCCCATGCTGATGATGCTGGTAGTAGCCACCGTGGGTGTGCTAGTGGCGGTCTGGCTCGAGCGGAAAATTTCCGCGGCTGTACAGCAACGCATTGGTCCGGAGTACATTGGACCACTGGGCATTTTAGCGCCCCTTGCCGATGGCCTGAAGCTCATTTTTAAGGAAGATGTTTTACCCAGCAACACGGATCCGTGGCTATTTACCCTAGGTCCGGCGGTGGTGGTTATTCCCGTCTTTTTGTCCTATATCATTGTCCCCTTTGGCCAAAACCTCCTGATCTCGAACTTGGCCATGGGGGTGTTCCTCTGGATTGCCCTTTCCAGCATTGCACCCATTGGGCTCCTGATGTCTGGCTACGCCTCTAATAATAAGTACTCTTTGCTGGGGGGGCTGCGGGCAGCGGCACAGTCCATTAGCTACGAAATTCCCTTGGCCTTGGCGGTGCTGGCGGTAGCGATGATGTCCAACGGCTTAGGCACCGTAGAAATTGTTGAGCAGCAGTCCGAGTACGGCATCCTCAGTTGGAATGTCTGGCGGCAGCCCATTGGTTTTCTGATCTTTTGGATTGCCGCGTTGGCAGAGTGCGAGCGGTTACCCTTTGACTTGCCAGAGGCCGAAGAAGAACTGGTGGCCGGATATCAGACCGAGTATGCCGGAATGAAGTTTGCCCTCTTTTACTTGGGTGCCTACGTTAACCTAGTCCTGTCGGCACTGCTGGTGAGTGTGCTTTACTTTGGCGGCTGGGACTTCCCCATTCCGCTGCACTACATCGCCGATGCCCTCGGCCTACCCGAAACCAACCCCTTCTTGCAAATTGGCTTTGCTATTCTCGGCATTACCATGACACTTGTCAAAGCCTACTTCTTTATCTTTTTAGCTATCCTGCTGCGCTGGACTGTGCCGCGGGTGCGCATTGACCAACTCTTGGATTTGGGCTGGAAGTTCCTGTTACCCGTTGGTTTGGTCAATCTTTTGCTGACCGCAGGTCTCAAGTTAGCCTTTCCTGTGGCCTTTGGTGGTTAA
- the ndhI gene encoding NAD(P)H-quinone oxidoreductase subunit I, whose amino-acid sequence MKFLNQISNYAKEAVQSAKYIGQGLSVTFDHMRRRPVTVQYPYEKLIPSERFRGRIHFEFDKCIACEVCVRVCPINLPVVDWVFNKEIKKKELKHYSIDFGVCIFCANCVEYCPTNCLSVTEEYELATYDRHELNYDNVAMGRIPYKVTDDPMVTPIREFAYLPAGVLSGHDLPAGAQRADERPAATATQSTEN is encoded by the coding sequence ATGAAATTCCTCAATCAAATTAGCAACTATGCCAAAGAGGCCGTGCAGTCCGCGAAGTACATTGGTCAGGGTCTCTCCGTCACCTTTGACCACATGCGGCGGCGACCCGTTACCGTGCAATACCCCTACGAAAAGCTGATTCCGTCCGAACGCTTTCGGGGTCGCATTCACTTTGAATTTGATAAGTGCATTGCTTGCGAAGTGTGTGTGCGGGTGTGCCCCATCAACCTACCGGTGGTGGATTGGGTCTTTAACAAAGAAATTAAAAAGAAAGAGCTAAAGCACTACAGCATTGACTTTGGGGTGTGTATCTTTTGTGCCAACTGTGTGGAGTACTGCCCCACCAACTGCCTATCGGTGACCGAGGAGTACGAACTCGCCACCTACGATCGCCACGAGTTGAACTACGACAATGTGGCCATGGGACGGATTCCCTATAAAGTAACCGATGATCCGATGGTGACCCCCATTCGGGAGTTTGCCTACTTACCGGCGGGGGTTCTCTCTGGGCATGACCTGCCCGCCGGTGCTCAGCGCGCGGACGAGCGCCCTGCTGCTACTGCAACGCAATCAACCGAGAACTAG
- a CDS encoding DUF3326 domain-containing protein: MFTAVLLIPTGIGAAIGGYAGDAIPVVRAMAQVCDRLITHPNVLNGAMLYWPLATVWYVEGYALDQFAAGEWGLRSPRPNRLGLLLDAAIEPDLRLRHLQAAAACEATLGLTITESVTTDAPLGVGLRTSASGATWGTIAEPGSLLRAAEQLVQTAKVEAIAIVTRFPDDLGSTALHNYRSGQGVDPLAGAEAVISHLVVQHLRVPAAHAPALQPLPLDETVHPRALAEEIGYTFLPSVLVGLSRAPRYTLTPDVETLWSNAVDAVITPATALGGRGLLALARQGTPILTVANNSTTLNVTAEHLGLKTIPCGSYAEAIGLLAALKAGVNWQALSH, from the coding sequence GTGTTTACGGCGGTTCTGCTGATTCCCACTGGCATTGGGGCGGCCATTGGCGGCTATGCGGGAGATGCTATTCCTGTGGTGCGGGCGATGGCTCAGGTGTGCGATCGCCTGATTACCCACCCCAATGTCCTCAACGGGGCGATGCTTTACTGGCCGTTGGCGACTGTTTGGTACGTGGAAGGCTACGCTTTAGATCAGTTTGCCGCCGGGGAGTGGGGGTTGCGATCGCCCCGCCCTAATCGTCTGGGTCTGCTCCTTGATGCCGCAATTGAGCCGGACCTACGGCTGCGTCATCTACAGGCAGCGGCAGCCTGTGAAGCCACCCTTGGCCTCACCATTACCGAGAGTGTGACCACCGATGCCCCCTTGGGAGTTGGCTTGCGAACCTCAGCCTCAGGGGCAACTTGGGGAACCATCGCAGAACCGGGCAGCTTACTACGGGCAGCGGAACAGCTCGTCCAAACGGCTAAAGTCGAAGCGATCGCCATTGTGACCCGTTTTCCTGACGATTTGGGGAGTACGGCCCTGCACAACTATCGCAGTGGTCAGGGGGTGGATCCACTGGCCGGTGCCGAGGCTGTCATCAGCCACTTGGTGGTGCAACACCTACGGGTTCCGGCAGCCCATGCCCCCGCCCTGCAACCCTTGCCCCTTGACGAGACAGTGCATCCCCGTGCCCTTGCCGAAGAAATTGGCTATACCTTTTTGCCCTCAGTCTTAGTTGGACTCAGCCGTGCTCCCCGCTATACCCTAACGCCCGACGTGGAGACGCTGTGGAGCAATGCCGTCGATGCGGTCATTACACCCGCAACGGCTCTTGGTGGTCGGGGTCTATTGGCCTTGGCGCGGCAGGGAACTCCCATCCTCACTGTTGCCAATAACTCAACAACCCTGAACGTAACGGCAGAACACTTAGGACTGAAGACGATTCCCTGCGGGTCCTATGCAGAAGCCATTGGCCTCTTAGCCGCCCTAAAAGCAGGCGTTAACTGGCAAGCCCTCAGTCATTAG
- a CDS encoding DUF3181 family protein yields MSRTPLIEQLAAAIGGEVYIDVAKWHLYLRDAKLHTPLAEAFLPLLEQGDLNSDQVQAVLQEVTVPLGGGQVSLSLDRLVPPPNQQTLLDVLNRFRQEEL; encoded by the coding sequence TTGAGTCGTACGCCCCTGATTGAACAATTAGCTGCCGCCATTGGTGGTGAAGTTTACATTGACGTGGCTAAATGGCACCTGTACTTAAGGGATGCGAAGCTACACACGCCCCTTGCGGAAGCCTTTTTACCTCTCCTTGAGCAGGGAGACCTCAACAGCGACCAAGTTCAAGCGGTGTTGCAGGAGGTAACGGTGCCCCTTGGGGGCGGCCAAGTCTCCCTCTCCCTTGATCGGTTAGTGCCCCCGCCCAATCAACAGACCCTTTTAGACGTACTCAACCGCTTTCGCCAAGAGGAACTCTAG
- a CDS encoding trypsin-like peptidase domain-containing protein, whose amino-acid sequence MTARQQLGKSVTYLSVMALGAAATMFATQFMPLRPSLESPTFAQLPAPLPGGNDINFIARAVEQVGPAVVRIDASRTVQSRVPPMFNDPFFQEFFGPMMPPRTREERGLGSGFIISSDGVILTNAHVIDGANRVRVTLKDGRTFEGRVIGQDRLTDVAVVKVEATNLPVVRLGNSDTLRPGEWAIAIGNPLGLDNTVTAGIISATGRSSGDVGVPDKRVGFIQTDAAINPGNSGGPLLNQRGEVIGINTAIIGGAQGLGFAIPIATAQRIANQLIANGRVDHPFLGIRMTSLTPEVQQRLNSTPNSPVRVQESSGVLIFQVLPNSPAARSGLQAGDVIKRINGQTIAKADQVQQMVENTGIGRTMDLEIRRNGQTLTVAVQPAPLPAQASR is encoded by the coding sequence ATGACGGCGCGTCAACAGCTTGGAAAGTCGGTTACCTATTTGTCAGTCATGGCACTGGGGGCGGCTGCAACCATGTTTGCTACCCAGTTCATGCCCTTGCGACCTTCTTTAGAGTCTCCCACGTTTGCCCAGTTGCCTGCCCCGCTGCCGGGCGGGAATGATATTAACTTTATTGCCCGGGCGGTAGAGCAGGTGGGGCCAGCGGTGGTACGAATTGATGCCTCGCGCACGGTGCAAAGTCGTGTGCCGCCGATGTTTAATGATCCCTTTTTCCAAGAATTCTTTGGGCCAATGATGCCGCCGCGAACTCGGGAAGAGCGGGGCTTAGGCTCTGGCTTTATTATCAGTAGCGATGGCGTGATCCTGACAAATGCCCATGTGATTGATGGTGCTAACCGTGTCCGCGTGACGCTGAAGGATGGCCGGACGTTTGAAGGCCGGGTCATTGGTCAAGACCGCTTAACAGATGTGGCGGTTGTTAAGGTGGAGGCAACGAATTTGCCGGTAGTGCGCCTCGGCAACTCAGATACATTGCGCCCCGGGGAGTGGGCGATCGCCATTGGTAACCCTCTTGGCTTGGATAACACCGTGACCGCTGGCATTATTAGTGCCACTGGACGCTCTAGTGGCGATGTGGGTGTGCCCGACAAGCGAGTGGGCTTTATTCAAACCGATGCGGCAATTAACCCCGGTAACTCGGGCGGACCGCTCCTCAATCAGCGCGGCGAAGTGATTGGCATCAACACGGCCATCATTGGCGGCGCTCAAGGCTTGGGGTTTGCGATTCCCATTGCCACAGCGCAGCGGATTGCCAACCAACTGATTGCCAATGGCCGGGTGGATCATCCCTTCCTTGGCATTCGGATGACGAGCTTAACGCCGGAAGTGCAGCAGCGGCTGAATTCGACACCGAATAGTCCGGTGCGGGTGCAAGAAAGTTCGGGTGTACTCATTTTTCAGGTGTTGCCCAACTCACCGGCGGCGCGCTCTGGCCTGCAAGCGGGGGATGTGATTAAGCGCATTAACGGCCAGACCATTGCCAAGGCGGATCAAGTGCAGCAAATGGTGGAGAATACGGGGATTGGTCGGACGATGGATCTGGAAATTCGCCGCAATGGCCAAACCTTAACGGTGGCCGTGCAACCCGCGCCTCTCCCTGCGCAAGCGAGCCGTTAG
- a CDS encoding NADH-quinone oxidoreductase subunit J, whose amino-acid sequence MDLATLTQTITFFALAAAAIMAALGVVLLSNIVYSAFLLAGVFISIAGLYILMNADFVSAAQILIYVGAVNVLIIFAIMLVNKREAYTPVAGRWLRQGGAAVVALGVFALLTKMILQTPWQVSHLPPTSDSITSIGQHFFSDFLLPFELASVLLLMALIGAVVLARRELVLEPEPILGEEVVPPLELPERPREPVALSEQ is encoded by the coding sequence GTGGATTTAGCCACTCTGACCCAAACCATTACCTTCTTTGCCCTTGCGGCTGCCGCGATTATGGCGGCCTTAGGCGTTGTCCTCTTAAGCAATATTGTCTATTCTGCGTTTTTGCTGGCGGGCGTGTTTATCAGCATTGCTGGCCTGTATATCCTCATGAACGCGGACTTTGTGTCGGCAGCCCAGATTTTAATTTATGTGGGCGCTGTTAATGTCCTGATTATCTTTGCCATCATGCTGGTGAATAAGCGGGAAGCCTATACCCCCGTGGCCGGTCGCTGGCTGCGGCAGGGTGGCGCTGCTGTTGTTGCCTTGGGTGTGTTTGCCCTGTTAACGAAAATGATTTTGCAAACGCCGTGGCAAGTCAGTCATTTGCCCCCCACCAGTGACAGTATTACCAGCATTGGTCAGCATTTCTTTAGTGACTTTTTGCTGCCCTTTGAGTTGGCCTCGGTGTTGCTCCTGATGGCCTTAATTGGGGCGGTGGTGCTGGCGCGGCGAGAGTTGGTGCTAGAGCCGGAACCCATCCTGGGCGAAGAGGTGGTGCCTCCCTTAGAGTTACCGGAGCGCCCGCGCGAACCTGTGGCTCTCTCTGAACAGTAG
- the rpe gene encoding ribulose-phosphate 3-epimerase, translated as MSAKPVVIAPSILSADFSRLGEEIKAVDRAGADWIHVDVMDGRFVPNITIGPLIVEAIRPLTQKPLDVHLMIVEPEKYVADFANAGADIISVHAEHNASPHLHRTLCQIRELGKQAGVVLNPSSPLDLIEYVLEVCDLILIMSVNPGFGGQKFIPAVLPKIQRLRQMCDERGLDPWIEVDGGLKVDNTWQVLEAGANAIVAGSAVFKAPDYAAAIAGIRNSKRPSLETIPVLH; from the coding sequence ATGAGTGCTAAGCCCGTTGTGATTGCACCCTCAATTTTGTCTGCTGACTTTAGCCGCTTGGGCGAGGAAATTAAAGCGGTGGATCGCGCGGGTGCCGACTGGATTCATGTGGATGTAATGGACGGTCGCTTTGTGCCCAATATTACGATTGGGCCGTTAATTGTCGAGGCCATTCGTCCCCTCACCCAAAAGCCCCTCGACGTGCACTTAATGATTGTCGAACCTGAAAAGTACGTCGCCGATTTTGCTAACGCGGGTGCCGATATTATCTCGGTACATGCAGAGCATAATGCGTCGCCCCACCTGCACCGCACCCTCTGCCAAATTCGCGAACTGGGCAAGCAAGCTGGGGTCGTCCTCAATCCCTCTAGCCCCCTCGACCTCATTGAGTACGTCCTAGAGGTGTGCGACCTGATCTTGATTATGAGTGTGAACCCTGGCTTTGGCGGTCAAAAATTTATTCCCGCTGTCCTGCCCAAAATTCAGCGGTTGCGGCAGATGTGTGATGAGCGCGGCTTGGATCCATGGATTGAAGTGGATGGCGGCCTTAAGGTCGATAACACGTGGCAGGTTCTGGAGGCGGGCGCGAATGCCATTGTGGCCGGTTCAGCGGTCTTTAAGGCACCCGATTATGCCGCAGCGATCGCCGGTATCCGTAACAGCAAGCGTCCTAGCCTTGAAACCATCCCCGTGTTGCACTAG
- a CDS encoding dihydroorotase, whose translation MAIAIQHAVICTPDGELRQQEVRIEGDRIVEVAETVTVTPEDTVIDATGLTLLPGVIDPQVHFREPGLEHKEDLFTASCACAKGGVTSFLEMPNTRPLTIDQASIDDKLARAAAKSVVNYGFFIGATKDNLDVLNRVKPACGIKIFMGSMHGPLLVDEEPILDRIFSEGDRLIAVHAEDQGRIRDRREAFAGVSDVAVHSQIQDEIAAFNATQLAVKLSCKYRRRLHILHLSTGIEVDFLRENKPPWITTEVTPQHLLLTTEAYGKIGALAQMNPPLRTELDNQKLWQGLLDGVIDFIATDHAPHTLAEKAQPYPQSPSGMPGVETSLPLMLTQAMAGRCTVPQVVRWMATAVAHAYQIPNKGKIVPGYDADLVLVDLQTYRPVLRQELLTKCGWSPFEGWSLTGWPVFTIVNGEMVFSHGKVNTAVRGRPLTFGLDS comes from the coding sequence GTGGCGATCGCAATCCAACATGCCGTCATTTGTACCCCCGATGGGGAACTGCGCCAGCAGGAGGTGCGCATCGAGGGCGATCGCATTGTGGAGGTAGCGGAGACGGTCACGGTAACCCCTGAAGATACGGTGATTGATGCAACGGGGCTAACGCTACTGCCGGGGGTGATTGACCCCCAAGTGCATTTTCGCGAACCCGGCCTCGAGCACAAGGAAGATTTGTTTACGGCCAGTTGCGCTTGCGCCAAGGGAGGGGTCACCTCATTTTTAGAGATGCCTAATACCCGCCCCCTCACGATTGATCAAGCCAGCATAGACGATAAGCTGGCGCGGGCTGCCGCCAAGTCAGTGGTGAACTACGGCTTTTTTATTGGTGCCACCAAAGATAACCTCGATGTCCTGAACCGGGTGAAGCCTGCCTGCGGCATTAAAATTTTTATGGGGTCGATGCACGGGCCGCTGTTGGTGGACGAAGAGCCGATTCTGGATCGCATTTTTAGTGAGGGCGATCGCCTCATAGCCGTTCATGCGGAAGACCAAGGCCGTATTCGCGATCGCCGCGAGGCCTTTGCTGGGGTGAGCGATGTTGCCGTTCACTCCCAAATTCAAGACGAGATTGCCGCCTTCAATGCCACCCAGTTGGCCGTTAAACTGTCCTGCAAGTACCGGCGACGGCTGCACATTCTCCACCTTTCGACAGGCATTGAAGTGGATTTCCTCAGGGAGAATAAACCCCCTTGGATCACTACAGAAGTCACACCCCAGCACCTGCTCCTGACCACCGAGGCTTACGGCAAAATTGGTGCCCTTGCCCAGATGAACCCGCCGCTGCGCACCGAATTAGATAACCAAAAACTCTGGCAGGGGCTACTCGACGGGGTGATTGACTTCATTGCCACCGATCATGCCCCCCATACGTTGGCCGAAAAAGCCCAACCCTACCCCCAAAGCCCCTCCGGGATGCCGGGCGTTGAAACCTCGCTCCCTTTAATGCTTACCCAAGCCATGGCGGGACGCTGCACCGTGCCGCAGGTGGTGCGCTGGATGGCCACAGCGGTTGCCCACGCCTATCAAATTCCCAATAAGGGGAAAATTGTCCCCGGCTATGATGCAGATCTGGTGTTGGTGGATTTGCAGACCTACCGCCCCGTGCTGCGACAAGAGTTACTGACCAAGTGCGGCTGGAGTCCCTTTGAGGGCTGGTCGCTCACCGGTTGGCCCGTGTTCACGATTGTGAATGGTGAAATGGTCTTTAGCCACGGTAAGGTAAATACGGCGGTGCGGGGGCGACCCCTGACGTTTGGTTTGGATAGTTAA
- a CDS encoding alpha/beta fold hydrolase — protein MQSFSYWPPLGLRSPIAHTIFTAYAQRLGCPYRWQPQREHLFEGAQGVPLYGQGCRVPHARGTLIATYGITGDLSNQWYLHTLAHWGQHRQFDVVLFDWRAHGRTGQLSPTLTSDGLYEGKDLQAIAHQCHDLGYTPPYWLVGYSLGGQLALWGAWYAQQAADHLIAGAAVICPNLDSNRSLAHLGRTFWGRRFERAISRELQRLARQLHAAHPAHIDLAAVAGINTIAGFDQALVIERLGFPSVAAYYEASSPLHFLPQLQLPTWILYAADDPLFDPALVPELVAIASGNPALELVLSPYGGHVGFVSARQCQHLWQDPDYCWGIHRLLDWVATHPLSS, from the coding sequence ATGCAATCTTTTTCCTACTGGCCCCCCTTGGGGTTGCGATCGCCCATTGCCCACACCATTTTTACCGCCTACGCTCAGCGGTTGGGCTGTCCCTATCGCTGGCAACCGCAGCGGGAGCATCTCTTTGAGGGGGCACAAGGGGTTCCCCTGTACGGCCAAGGGTGTCGGGTGCCCCATGCCCGCGGTACCCTGATTGCCACCTACGGCATTACGGGAGACCTCAGTAATCAGTGGTACCTACATACCCTCGCCCACTGGGGGCAACACCGCCAGTTTGATGTGGTGTTGTTTGATTGGCGCGCCCATGGTCGCACGGGCCAACTGTCGCCAACCCTCACCAGTGACGGCCTTTACGAAGGCAAGGATCTACAGGCGATCGCCCACCAGTGCCACGACCTTGGCTACACGCCCCCCTACTGGTTGGTCGGCTACTCGTTGGGGGGGCAACTGGCCCTGTGGGGCGCTTGGTATGCGCAGCAGGCGGCGGATCATCTGATTGCGGGTGCCGCCGTTATTTGCCCGAACCTTGACTCGAACCGCTCCTTAGCGCATCTTGGCCGTACTTTTTGGGGGCGTCGGTTTGAGCGCGCCATCAGCCGCGAACTGCAACGCTTAGCGCGGCAACTCCATGCGGCTCATCCTGCCCATATTGATCTGGCGGCGGTTGCTGGCATCAATACAATTGCTGGCTTTGATCAGGCCTTAGTCATTGAACGGCTTGGGTTTCCCTCCGTTGCTGCCTATTACGAAGCCAGTAGCCCGCTCCACTTTTTGCCGCAATTGCAGTTGCCCACGTGGATTCTTTATGCCGCCGATGATCCCCTGTTTGACCCCGCCTTAGTCCCGGAATTAGTAGCGATCGCCAGTGGTAACCCTGCCCTAGAACTGGTTCTTAGCCCTTACGGCGGCCATGTGGGCTTTGTCAGTGCTCGCCAATGCCAGCACCTCTGGCAGGATCCCGATTACTGCTGGGGCATTCACCGCCTCCTGGATTGGGTAGCGACCCACCCCTTATCCTCCTAG
- a CDS encoding TIGR04376 family protein — protein MTFFRDLNNFLEQRLEDFIRANPQLELNLLLMEIEDQERQTQDLYRQLQQEVQECEQHILQLVTDIRRWRDRIQTATAAGRPDLVTLAQQREAQLRQRGQQLWTQRLNALKQQSATQELLAKIRDRRQELQRRVPRASTPPPPPPSPTPSATDPLEAEFRRLELQIALEELKRSMGR, from the coding sequence ATGACGTTTTTCCGCGATTTGAACAACTTTTTGGAGCAGCGCCTCGAGGACTTTATTCGCGCCAATCCGCAGTTGGAGTTGAATCTACTCCTAATGGAGATCGAGGATCAAGAGCGGCAAACCCAAGATCTCTACCGTCAGCTCCAGCAGGAAGTGCAAGAGTGCGAGCAGCACATTCTGCAACTAGTCACCGATATTCGGCGCTGGCGCGATCGCATTCAAACGGCAACGGCGGCGGGCCGCCCTGACTTAGTGACCCTTGCTCAGCAGCGGGAAGCCCAACTGCGGCAACGGGGACAGCAACTTTGGACACAGCGTCTGAATGCCCTCAAGCAACAGAGCGCCACCCAAGAACTCCTTGCTAAAATTCGCGATCGCCGTCAAGAATTACAGCGCCGCGTTCCCCGGGCGAGCACTCCCCCACCTCCTCCCCCTAGCCCTACCCCCTCCGCCACTGACCCCCTTGAAGCAGAATTTCGCCGCTTGGAGTTGCAAATTGCCCTTGAGGAATTAAAGCGCTCCATGGGTCGTTAG
- the nuoK gene encoding NADH-quinone oxidoreductase subunit NuoK, with protein sequence MQLTYVLILAALLFCIGIYGLVTSRNAVRVLMSIELLLNAVNLNLIGFSNYLDGQQIKGQVFTVFVITVAAAEAAVGLAIILAIYRNRETVDMEKFNLLKW encoded by the coding sequence ATGCAGTTAACCTATGTCTTAATTTTGGCGGCGCTACTGTTTTGTATTGGTATCTACGGCTTGGTGACCAGCCGCAATGCGGTACGGGTGCTGATGTCCATTGAACTGTTGCTCAATGCCGTCAACCTGAACCTGATTGGGTTCTCTAACTATCTCGATGGTCAACAAATTAAGGGGCAGGTGTTTACCGTGTTTGTGATTACGGTGGCCGCGGCGGAGGCGGCGGTAGGCTTAGCCATTATTTTGGCAATTTACCGCAACCGTGAGACAGTGGATATGGAGAAGTTCAATTTGCTCAAGTGGTAG